The DNA sequence ccaataactatgtccatttttgtttaggtccagtaacttacgaaattgcttacttttagtcccctGGCATATTttggaacaattttacccctatgagtgcatgtggactaaaactgcctttaaAATGTtgtataggggtaaaattgtccgaaaatctgccaaatgactaaaagtaagcaatttcttaagttactggacctaaacaaaaatggacatagttatcgaactaaaattaaaattaggcatacttaccggactaaaataatacttctCCCTAGTAAAAATAACATTgtccattatatatatattgaagtaGCCAGAAAACCTTGAacaacatataataaaattaacattgtcgattatatatatatatattgaagtaAGAGCGacgaattattattaattgaaataaattgattacaatcaTTCATGTCGGAAATCAATcattacaacaatcatatatTCTAATCAATAgtatcaaataaatgaaatctaatcaatatttacTATTTAGTAGAAACAATACCTATTAGTCAATATAGGCACAAGGGATCGGACCCACAACCTTTAAAATTATGGGGTCTCAACTTCGTCAATTGATTTGGACCTCATTGACTttgattgtatatattaaacattATAATGTTATCCTTTAtctcaatacaaaaaaaatagttcaTAAACATAggatcatattaaataattatcaccTTTTTACCTGTCTGTTCAAAGATTTTCACAATTGGCCTCTTGTGCCACGGGAATTTGGCCCACcgacaattttaattatattaattaattgatagtTATAGCTCAACTCAATAgcatttcataaatatataaaaagattttataaatagagatCAAAGGAAAtatactttctatttttttgtttgaaaattttaatattatatcgaCCAGAACCATcctatattttacataattacagaaaccacATCTGACAAAACATGgatagtttgtataataatgtTGACGTTTCTTAGAGATGtctatgtaattttctataaagTAAGGATGATTTATCTAAACAACGTCAACGTTTCTGGtgggtgtatgtataatttttcaaacgacgtgagtaatttgtataaatagaccataggTCAGCAAgtgtagatataattatccccGAAACTATGACTGTGAATGCTAAACAAACGTTATGTATACATCATTAATTTTCGCAAGTAAAgtcaaaacattaattataactaaacaTCATAACAAACATCTTAGTGATAATTAAACTTATGATcagtaattaaatttttagattgataatttgtttgattttagtaaaaaaatattgatttactataaatatttcaaatcgTTATCATTTATATTGTATGAAATAACTTATGATTATGCAATAGGAGTTGaacattcaatataattaatttcaattaattccaTATTCATGCACATGGAAGAGTAGGCCCTAACTCGACGAATAATACTCAGTATTTCTCCGCTGGACCCGTAAAGTGCCCATCACTCGTTTTCTCtcattaaattgaattatacgGTGAAATGTcatctatgtatatataaataattagccTAATACTCTACTTTTTTCCTCCCTCATATATATTGTTCATGGATATAATAGTAGATGAAAACTCAACTACTGATCAATATacgatatttttaaatcaaataatatattcaaaataaataaataaataagatattacTATTAAATATAGACTACCAAGCCATATTTATGAGATTCGCAATTTCACCATTCAGACAAGGCCTCGTTGACATGCATactctgtttctttttcaaatttaattatggttTCCGTTGCTTTTCCTCCCAaggttttattgtttattgctattcacttttttcttaaaaatatatatatatactactgaacatatatatatatattgatgtcaTACTGCtaagataatatataaaaacaaaagaaaattttagtttaccTTATTATATGTGGGggttaaatgtatttttggtttcgtaacttaatttatttgatattgtcTTTTTTGACTTTTTAGGATAGCATTTCGGATCATTGTCTTTTTAATTCTTGTGATTTTAATCTTGTTTTCTGTTGGAGTTCACTTTTTTCACAGGAAAAATGCATGTCTTTTACGTGACATCTGAAAATTGGTACTTTTGTTCCTATTGGCCCATTTCTGCTagcatttttatcctttaactttttagggtagcattttggtcctatatcttttaatttttgcaatttcagttgttttcttcttgaagTTCACCCTTCTGACAAGATgactgaaattataaattaaaatattttcagaccAAGATACCATTCTAGAAagttaaagaatgaaaatgtcaaataacCTAAATCACGGGACAAATAATGCATTTAGTccttatatgtaattataatgtgCAGGATATTTCCCTAAATTAATGTAGAACTACGGATGGATGTATTTTGAGAGTATTTAAATGGatagaaatcaaaattatagtGTCTGAAGTGTTTGATTTTAtggtaaaatttcaaatcacaataacttaattttaacttaaaaaattaaaatttttagaaaaatctaACCGATTACTGCTCATGTCAATATTTTACTACATTGTTGCAAATAAGGTATTTTTTCAGtcaagttttataattttttcaattagtCCGAAATTTAGCCCATTTAAGACCTGTTGACCTAAGTTAGAATAcctcattatttttttcagaatccattcaaataaaaattactttgtaCGAATATTGACTTCTTTGAGGTTTGCAACTTGCAAACAAGTTTTACAagttactttttaaatattttatagctTCCACTCCATATtcactcattaattattttttatctttttaaaaaaatatcgatatttctaaatcaattcagatactattattataataatcatgcacaatagatcaatatttttaaattaacttaaaataaataaagaaacaatttcaaagtcaacaaagaaacaacatgCTATTATATATTCACtagagaaataattattattgccTATATTTTTAGTGGCCATATATGGACTTAAAGTCGTGGtgaatgattattattaaccatAATTAGATGAAATGATGCAAAAATTTAGCTTATTCAGATGAATAATATGTTTTGCGTAAgcgatgaaaatatttttgttatggCTTTTAtccataacaaatattttagccataCTAGCGAAAATTACAGGCGACAATCATTGCATAATTGTGgtcaataattaaatgttatgtTTCATCTAGTGATTCAAAGTAGactaattatgtatatttcgTGAAACTCGAACTCATAACCTCTTGATTGTAAGACATCAAGCTCACCATTCATGCaaggaaaaaattacacttttaatcctttaactaattaagagataacatttttagtcttgtatgaattattttttataatttagtcctttaattttataattttgataattttagtccttttggcaggaaattgcaaataaattcatgtaggaccaaaaatgccaaCTCTCCTAagttataagactaaaaaacTAATGCCAACtcagttataggactaaaactacaatataattggattattgCAAGTCACCGGTGATTATTTGTCCAAATTGGCCGAAAAAGGGTAAAAagtaccaaaattttaaaagttacatGATTAAGCTGTGAAAATCAGCTCGTGTAGAACCAAAATTATCACCCcaaattacagaattaaaattatattttttccagtGCAAGAGGTAATCTTAATACACtcttaattcaaaataaaataaaaacacacaaaatttAAGTCGTTTAACTATCACCTAAAAATATTCCACACCGCATCAacaagtgaaaatatataaaaatgtgaatttgaaataatcgaaaaattaaaatccaacattttaaaaagtaacttaattaaacttaatgaCATTGGACATTAGTTAATTATCTAACCATTCAACACAAATATCCCTCATTAGACCTAATTGTAATTAGAAGGAAACTCATTAGACcttttcaaatataaacacctatatctatatatatttttttacaagtaaaacaaaattaaatagtagTAGTAATCGTCTTCCCCACTCTTCACGACTcctttcaatttcttccttcaaTCCATGggaagaattattaatttcagaGATCTCTTAGGACTCATCAAAGACAAGGCTTCTCTGTCCAAAGCCGCCTTACTCTCCAAACCCAACGCCTTATCCATCCGCCTCGCCGTCCTGCGCGCCACCACGCACACTCCTTGCGCCCCACCAGATGACCACCACATCTCCGCCCTCCTCTTCCTCGGGGAAAGCTCACGCGCTACCGCATCCCCTATCATCACCGCCCTCATGGACCGCCTCCACCGCACCGGAAACTGCGTAGTTGCCCTGAAGTGCCTTCTGATCATCCATCACATCATCAAGCGGGGACCCTTCATTCTCCAGGACCAGCTCTCCATTTATCCGGCCAATGGCGGATACAACTACCTGAAACTGTCGGCCTTCCGCGACGGCGCCACCGCCACCACGTGGGCCCTTTCCTCATGGGTTCGGTGGTACGCGCGATATCTGGAAACCCTGCTTTCCATTTCTAGGGTATTGGGCTATTTTCCCTGCTCGTCTTCATGCAGCATGGTCAAAGAAAACCAAGTGCACAGAATCTCGTCGTTCTTGAACCTCGACCTGATCAAAGACATCGATTCCATAGTTACACTGATCGAAGAAATCTGCAACGTGCCGGATTCTCTTGCACGCGAAGACGACATGCTGGTAAAAGAAATCATGGGATTGCTGCTAAACGATTACATCTCATCAGTTAATGAGATTTTACTAAGACTCGGCGAGATAACCGAGAGGCTGGGTTGGCTGAGTTTCGGTGACTCGGTCGAGCTCGTCTGTGCGTTGAAGAGATTACAAGATTGTCAAGAAAGGCTATCGGTTCTGTACTTGGTGAGAAAGCCTTCAATCGAGATGATGTGGGGTTTAGTTCAAGAATTGAAGGATAAAGTTGGGAGTTTGAAGGTGTACAAAGAAGGTGGGAGTTTGCTGAGTTTGAAGGCAAGCGAGTCGGCCCGGTTCGACCAGCGAGTCCTGGGGGCTGTTGACTCGGTCGGTTTTCGATCAGGAAGGTTTGATATAAGACAGGACTTATAGTTTTCTTTGGTTGTTTTGAATAGAACTTGTTacattttttgtgtatttttccTTTGAATTTGGGTTACTATAGAAAAATAGGATAATTGCGTACTGCAGATATTATATTGTGTAATGGGGAAGGTTTTgatgattcatttaattaaaaagcaCAACCTGCCCCTTTGTCAGTACATATAAGGTTTTTCAAATGCTCTGGTAGGTATAAGTGATGTCAAAGGTGGGGACATCCTAGTACtcgtttaaattaattgtgtaataagtgtaatatattcattatatattcattatataattaatatcacacttattatataatgaaaaaaatattttttttaattcgttAAGTATatccaattttagttttaattagtatgttcatttttaataactcCAGTAACTTGTAACATTGATTAGATTTAGTCCGTTTGAGGgttttttactcttttttttttgccaaaattttaaatttatctggAACTTGCCAACGTATAAATTAGTTGGTCCAATTTTTGGCCAATTAACCGCGTGTCATGCCACATGGAGAGTACATGTTTGCATACGTGGCATGTATGTTGATTGGGCAAATCATTCTCTCTACAaaactaaattcatttaaaaaattcgaaaaaaattaaacaaaatttgatcAGGGAAAAAAGTGAGCTTATTACCTTGTAATCTTGACAGGAATGGAACCTCCTTCTTGGATTTTGATTAGTCTAAGAAGTCTGAACCATTGCTTTCTTTTCGCagtaataaaaaagtaatccTTCCATGGAAGAAGACATTGGAACCGAgagataaaagagaaaattggaTTTGTGCAAGCATGgggagaagaaaatatattttgttggttAGGAAAAGTGTTTTGGAGGGAAAAGTTAACTTTCTTCCCTCCAAAAGATGGCTAACTTGTCTTCCACCTCATGATTTTAGCCacataggattataaatcGACAAAAACGCATTTAGGTGTCCCTTTGTCAATACTTATACGActataaatcaaatcaaatcactTTTCCGGCGTAAATCCCTTTGTCAGTACTTATACGACTATAAACCACTTTTCCGgcgtaaattataaatcaaatccATCGAAgaactaaatgtaattaattttactagttactggagttaataaaatatggaCATACTTATacgactaaaactaaaattggacatacttaacggactaaaaaaatatatttcccttatataattaatttaatttagtcaaATCTAGTCTTTATAAGAATTTTCCCCCAAGGGTGCAAACCATTTGTTTGTAGATATTCTGtaccttattatattttttaaccatcaaatatttttgtatctaGGTTTACTTTTTGCCTTTCTGGAATGTATATAATACGTACAGGCTTTACAATATAACGCTTGAAGAATTGCCAAATATACCTTTCTATGTTCATAtctttcttgttttccttttattttatgtacgTATCAGAAGATTTAATAGGGAAATCAATATGGGGAAACTGGCATTTGTCACTTATATCATTTTGCATAAATGTTTCATTCTGTTCTTGGCGCATGAAATttcttgtaattaaatttacacacAGGCACGTTTGCAATTGTAGGTACTTGAAAttctatatatagagaaatTGCGGACAAGGTCTAGTTGGATTGGcgaaattgatttttcatatttttaaggtTATGGTTCGAACCCCATAAATGTGTGGGATGctattctactttaatagtaagttttgttctactttaatataattgattattaaatatagttatttgatattaatgattaatatatgattattacaATTGTCGGTACttattacatgtaaatatttgatatttaatgattgtaattaatttagtaaaaataataataataacagtgTATTGCTTTCACCTAAAAAAAGacctttattctttttgtatttaatcatttatgttcacgttaatttcttttactttgttGTGAAGTTTGCATATTTGGAGTCTActaaaaattaccaaaaagaaaaacgaaaaattattattaaaaaaatttaaatatataaattaaattattaacataaattttattataaaataaaaaatttggaacgtttTTAGTAAATGTAAAGATAACAttacaaatctaaaaaaaagaCATCATTCTAAAACCATTTGGAAAACAGTTCCAAAGAGGTAGTCCTAAATAGGCTTGACCGTTCTCAAATGTATCGCAACGTAAACTAATTCAAGCGTCATATTGTGTTCCAAAAAAGATTCCGAAAACAATTGCAAAAGACTGTtccaaacccaaaaaaaaaaaaaaaccaatgCCTAACAAAATTGTACATTTAGATCACAATACAATTCTAATTACAGTTTCGAAATACATCACCAGGACAAATAcatactatttcaaaaatcagGCATAAGTATTACTATTACCGTTCCAAAtataactgaaattaaaatacataactGTTCCAAAATTTATCCAATGCGTTCCaatgaaaaaactatttaaaaaataggaacGCTCAGCACCAGTGTATTAAAATATCCGTTCTAGTTGGGTATGGTCCTTCACCAATCAttcctatatttttgtaataccgTCTATAACGACATATCGTGAAGCATTTTAAAATCcagttcaaaataatttttttaatttatgaccGTGCCAAAAGCCAAAAAAATCGTGCCTAAACTCATCCAAAATACCCCACTTTTTTGCAGTGGAACCTGAGTGTTATGAGAAAACTAAAGGTTGTTTAGAATGGGAAGCAATAATGAAAGATCGCATTgcaaattagtatattttttgaaaaagaaatcagGTGGTATGATTGATCAGTAAAAAGCTTGTCTTGTTGCTCATCGTTTTTCTCAAAGCTACGAAGTAGACTATGGAGAGACTTCAGTCCAGTAGCAAAGATCAATTTTCTTCCCATACAGCTTATAAGAGTTGGAAGATCTGGCAACTTGACGTAAAGAATGCATTTGTTTATGGCGAATTGGATCGCGAGGTGTTGGTGGAACAACCTCCATGATTTGTTTCTGAGGAATTTTTCATCATGTCTGTTTGCTGCAAAATGCATTGTATGGCCTCAAACAAGCACCACGTCCTTCGTACAGTAAAATGgatcaatattttatcttttgtggATATATTATTGTTGAATCATAACGAAAAGGGACACTTGTTGGTTTTTTTATATGCAAACGACATGCTGATCACATAAGAgaataaagttgaaatttctcatatgagaaatgaaaaatttaggACTAGGGATTTTTTATACCTCGGAGAAATTATGCAAAGAATCTCTTGGAGCATTTTGGTAAATGGAACCATATTTTAAGCAGAATAAAGAAGAAGGGAAGTTGCTGAAAATGAGAGAAGATTTCAACAATTGTTGGtagctaaaaattatttaacaattacaaggccaaatattgcattttcaatTACTGTTATACCGCAATTCATGTAAAGTCCACGAAGTCCTTATCTagcactacaaaaaaaataataaaataaataactatttaaaatGGATTTTTGGAAcggattttaattaatttggaacaaataaatgaatttttggaaTGGGTTTTGTGACGGAAAACTATAAATTCGTCCTTGCTGGTAGAGtcggaaaaaaattatgacaggTTAAATAAATCCATCAATCTGGAACGGACAGAGACAAGTTTGTTAGCCCGTCATAGATATTGTCCGATGTGCAAAgattagttaaattaaatttgcaaAGGATTTTGTGGCAAAATTTGAAACGGTTTTCTGTTTACATGTTaacttttgttaaaaaaaaatccgtTACAAAAtcctctaaaaaattattttttaaaaattaatttaatttaatttttagtaaattgaattttatgaatttatatatttttaatcattttagttttagattaatttatttctaaattttaatttcgataattaaaactaaaaattctaattataataaattttttgagtttgaatttataaatttattttcttaaaattctataaattgaaatattaaataaagtgaactataattaaataataaaagcacaattaaacgaaaatatatat is a window from the Sesamum indicum cultivar Zhongzhi No. 13 linkage group LG15, S_indicum_v1.0, whole genome shotgun sequence genome containing:
- the LOC105178274 gene encoding putative clathrin assembly protein At4g40080; this encodes MGRIINFRDLLGLIKDKASLSKAALLSKPNALSIRLAVLRATTHTPCAPPDDHHISALLFLGESSRATASPIITALMDRLHRTGNCVVALKCLLIIHHIIKRGPFILQDQLSIYPANGGYNYLKLSAFRDGATATTWALSSWVRWYARYLETLLSISRVLGYFPCSSSCSMVKENQVHRISSFLNLDLIKDIDSIVTLIEEICNVPDSLAREDDMLVKEIMGLLLNDYISSVNEILLRLGEITERLGWLSFGDSVELVCALKRLQDCQERLSVLYLVRKPSIEMMWGLVQELKDKVGSLKVYKEGGSLLSLKASESARFDQRVLGAVDSVGFRSGRFDIRQDL